TCATTTCCCAGTATCCATTGCGCTCGTGTTCGTGTCGTTCTCGACGGTCTTAGCCACCAAAGGCTCTCTGGGAGCTGGAGTCCTCTCCCTCCAAATCTCCCATTTTCCTCAGGTTTCGCGAGATTTACACAGGCGGATTGGTGTGTGGCAACATTTCTGTGCAAGACAAACTGAACAGTGCTGATGTGAAATCTGCATAAAGGTAATGCGAATATACTGTAAAGGGCGAACTAGGCTGTTAATACTCAGTTGTTTGTGGTGTCTGTTAGCGCCCTCGGAGGATCTGGAGGCGGCTGATGTGGTTAGCTAACCGCCTCCACTCACCTACAGTAACATCTGCAGTGAGGTAGAGCAGTCAGGCGATAACCTACAACCAGAGGAACATGTGTTGGATTTAGTCCAGGTGGAGTACAGCACCACCCACAGCGTGCTTTACTGCATGCTACATGTGACGTTAGCACTGTTGCTAATGGTAATGTTGAAACGAACCGGCTAACGTTTGCATACTGTTATTAGCCAGAGACGGTGACATTGCCTGCGTTTGCTTCTTCAAGTTGTGTGAGCCACGTTTGTATTCGCTTTGAATTTTGTAAGGGACACGACAAGCGGCACGGGGGTCGTCTTCGTATGCTGTCTCCCACAGACGCTGACCTCCATGGCTGTGTGGTTAAAGTAAATAGCCAGGAAGTTGGCCGTCGGGCTAATCCATTGGTCGCTGCAAATGTCGGTCTGTGCTGAGCAAGCTGCAGCCTCTTCATGTTGCAACAGAGTGTACATGTGAAGTTTGACAGCTGTCCTACTCAGTGTCATAAGATCTGAACATTGCCCTGTCTTTCTCTTAACCTGTAGCCTTTGAATTTCTCGAGGCATGTCCAAGAAAAGGGGCAGGTATGTAGAAACAAAGCTATTGTACAGCACATGTCATCATATGATGCCATATATATTCAAGCATTACAAACTATAGGCACATGCAGCTACACAAAACCCTGTTCCTTAACGGCCATTGACCTGATGGTTTTCCAACTACCTCTACCTGACTAGATGCATCAGGTGTATTCAGTCAATCAGACCCTAGAAAGATACCATTTCACTTTATCTTACCTCACTCCAGCCTCATCTAGGATGAAATGCTCTCTAACCTCTAATCAACAGTGTGTAAGACAGGGATAGTAAACAGGTCAGTGTCCCACAAGGACCAGGGTTACCCACCTCAGCTGTGGACTTATGTCTggaacaaaaatacattttgctttGTGCTTTAAATAATCATCTGCATTTAAAATTAAGTGGGTTTTGACAGTGGTAATATTTCAAATAGACCATTAAAGGAAATAGGTTATTTCACTATAAGTATTCACATGTGGTTGAGTGTATTTTTCCTAAAAGACAGAGCCTGATATTTTGTATATGTGTTAGGCATAATCGTCATTTTAATCCTTAACCACAGATCTGCATGTTCATCCTGTTTTATCCAGAAAGCGGAGCAGCGGGGAACTGAGTGACACAGTGACCCCAGACCCCAACAGCATTCTGGGAGTCCGTATTCAGCATAACTGGCGTGAGAAGGGGAACCAGAGCAAATGGAAGGGAACAGTTCTGGACAGGCTTAGTGTAAATCCTTCTCTCTTCATGGTGAAGTATGATGGCTTCGACTGCGTCTATGGCATTGAGCTGTTCACGGATGACAGAGTGTCCAACCTGCAAGTGCTGTCGGAAAAAGTCGGTGAGAAACTTCTCCTCACGTGTGGCTGCTGCTTTGACATTTGAGGTGATTTCAGGTTATATATCGccatgatatatatatatttctttacttTCATCCTTTGTGCTTCaacagtaaacaacaaaatcaaGATACCTCCAGGAGCGGAGGAGCTCGTGGGCAAAGCTGTGGAGCATCTGTTTGAAAAAGAGGATGGCGAGAAGAATGAGTGGAGAGGCATGGTCCTCTCCAGAGCTCCGATCATGACCAACTGGTATTATATAACTTATGAAAAGGACCCAGTTCTTTATATGTACCAGCTGTGGGATGACTACGCTGACGGAGACCTCAGGATTCTGCCTGAAGCAGGTACTGATAATTTGTGTTTATCAGACAGATTAATACTTCAGAAAGTTTTATTCTGTCATAATCCTGCCTGAGGCTTTAGAGATGAAATCAAATGCAACCACTATGTGACATAAAACAATTTTCCGCTGTGGAACACAGTTAAATTGTTTTTGGCTTTGACGCCATGTGACTTCACCACAGCAGTCGTGTTGGTCATGGAAGTCTGGATTTTTCAGTCTTCATCAAGGGACTTTCTTGACGTACACTAGCATTGTGAAGTAGTGGAAGTTAAATCAGACAAAGTCCTCTAAAACAGTCTTAATAAGAGCCATGTGTCTTTATCAGACTGTTTCTGGAGCTGTTGCAGATGTTGTGGAAATGTTTAAACATGCTCGATGCACAGGGTTTTTGAGagtatttgaattatttgtcacacataaacattcacagtaaCTCCTAATGAAATATAATGAGAACATTGAGAAGTCTTTGTAAAATATCAGGATATCAAGACATTATCCAAATTATTGAGATattagcacaaaataaaaagacagctCATCAAAAGAATGCACACAGaacccatccatccattatctataCCTAGTGATGGAGAAACCAAAGTTTTGTGAAGCATTGAATCATCACAAAGCTATAGTGAGGAAGAGATTTACTGCATAGAAACATTTGACGCAGTCACAAAATGGTGACCTCTGCTGGCCaaatcatttattacattttaaaaagtaaaataaaggaTGAAACAGTAAGTCTGTATGACACAATACAGTCTATATTATGAAATGAAAGACTTTCAAATAGACTCTAAAAGTCTCAATAAGCTGATATTCAGAACCAGCCCAACACCTCTCTGATACGAGCGTGGTGTAAATGTAGTGTAATGTAACTTCATTTTGGATGGACATGATATTTCACGCGGTGAAGTGTGTCGAGCTGTAACATTACTATCTAGACCACTTAATCATGTTAGAGTCACTGCGGATTATGCTGCAAATTCAAGCTGGGGTTAATACAGAAGCCTTGATGTGAATACTTTTCACTGATTTTCAGAAAATAAACCAGACATTACTCGATACCCACTGTGTGACAGTTTACGTAGGTGGTGTTTTGGCACGTTTCAAACTAACTCTTGCCAACATCGCGTATAATACTAATGTTAATGTGACGTTTCACTCCTCAGAAAACAAGCACCTGTTGCCTGCAGACAGGAAGCcaggagaagagacagagagtcTGGTGGGGAAACAAGTGGAATATGTTACTGACAAGGGTGTGAAGAGAACAGGCCTGGTCATCTACCAGGTCCCAGCCAAGCCCTCTGTCTACTATATCAAATACGATGATGACTTTCATATCCATGTCTATGACCTGGTCAAAACTACCTAGAGATAGTGGACACTTTTATCTCACTTTTCAGCCTCCCTCCATCTGCTTCTGTTCCACTCATTGTTATGACCTGTTGTTCAAAGCCATGGCAGAGTTGAATAGTTGATATGCTTTATTATTCAGAAGAAAGTGcaatctcttttttttgtaaGCACAGCAGAACTGTAGCACTGCTATGCTTGGCTATTTTGAGACAAAGGAGTCaacttgttttaatgttgctgcTCTACTTTATACTTTTATGTTTGGACAGTCCAAGGCTGCAGTGGCCAACAGCTACAAAGTGCAGTTGATACTGCATTTGCATTGTTATTCCTGAGATACAGACACGGATCTGTCCTTCAAGTGAATATCTTAAATAAATCCCAGTATGACTAAAAAAAAGCtgttgaaaaaacatttctttggaTAAGAAAAATAGCTAATAAGATGTGGATACACCTCTTCTTCTGCATAGATGCCTTCCACAGACAATTCAATAAGCACATTTACATGTGTACTGTACTTATCTAAGAATAATTTCCTTTATTGTTATCACTGGAAGGGTAACACTTGTTGAGGCCCTTAGATTTTCAAGTGGAATTCAGATGAATTGTGTTCTTGTGGAAATATGCTCCTGCTCCTTTGCACTATATATAATATTGTAACATCTCTGCTTGTATTAATTGGCCACATTTTCATGCTGGGCATCTTTTAACCTTGAGGAAATGTTTCAGCACAGGCCTAACAGAGCAGCACAAGGACCATCAGATCCTTTGTACTGGCAATTTAGACGCTAAATTCCCCTTTTGAATTTGATCCAAGACGAATCATCAAGTGCCTTCCGGCTTGTCATTTTGCAATATTGTACATACTCTCAATGAATTATTGCGTATGCAGACTGCTATTTGGTTTTCATTCAGAAGTGGCAACACTGACAGCTTAAGGAAAGTTATTGCTGTTTTGCTTTAACACAgtataaaaatgttctttaaatgtaaaacacaccaTCATTGGTTGTATAATGTCATTGTTTATATAGCGGGGAGCACTTTAATCgtttacagtttacatgttGAGCTTACGGTATGCTTTATAGTTTCCCCAAAATGCTTCTGCCTTAAGAGCAAATGTGGCAAAATTATACTTTCTATATCACACgcatgaagaaaaaaggaaaaaaaaacattcagatgaCAGTATTTAACGTGTACAACCTGCCTTGTAATGTTGCCTGTTGTGATTATTCTcatttttatgaatatttaattaaaacaccaCCAGCTTTTAGTGAAAGGGTTATTACTACACATAAATTATAACTAAATGTCTACCCGGTATAACCAGCTGACAAACCAGTAACTAACTCCATCTCTTCCGCTCGCAAACGTGACACAGGCTTGCAGTATGGATTTTGTCTCTATATTGTAGTTGCTGTATTGGTTTCACCTTTCTCACACTATCATTGAC
This genomic window from Anabas testudineus chromosome 4, fAnaTes1.2, whole genome shotgun sequence contains:
- the LOC113152007 gene encoding spindlin-1-like produces the protein MSKKRGRKRSSGELSDTVTPDPNSILGVRIQHNWREKGNQSKWKGTVLDRLSVNPSLFMVKYDGFDCVYGIELFTDDRVSNLQVLSEKVVNNKIKIPPGAEELVGKAVEHLFEKEDGEKNEWRGMVLSRAPIMTNWYYITYEKDPVLYMYQLWDDYADGDLRILPEAENKHLLPADRKPGEETESLVGKQVEYVTDKGVKRTGLVIYQVPAKPSVYYIKYDDDFHIHVYDLVKTT